One genomic region from Reichenbachiella ulvae encodes:
- a CDS encoding ligase-associated DNA damage response DEXH box helicase, whose product MIEKKAIEYGTKWFHSQNWKVYPFQKKMWQSFFRESSGILNAPTGSGKTFSLWIPAAIRAAESKSHQSRQRLKIIWLTPLRALANDLTLAMQRFSDENELGLKISIRTGDTSTNERQRINQSPPDCLVTTPESLHLMLSQKDSANYFSDLETLVVDEWHELLGTKRGVQVELAISRLKALTDQTLSVWGISATVGNMDEALQVLTGVQEKGVIVRADIKKKIQIKSVIPKKIENYPWAGHLGIRLIKQVMDIVHANNTTLLFTNTRSQTEIWYQGIMEKYPEMAGLMAMHHGSIDNDIRKWVEDALNEGKLKLVICTSSLDLGVDFRPVDMVIQVGSPKGVSRFFQRAGRSGHGPGEVSRLQFVPTHALELIEAAALRSAIDDGQFEPRKPQTQCIDVLVQYLVTLAVGGGFYPDEIFEQVKQTYAFNGLTEQEWKWCLTFITTGGESLSQYEEFSKVEIDKGLYKVFRQKTMMRHRLGIGTIVGDPALKVRFVTGGFIGTVEESFVSRLNPGDVFWFAGQPLEFVRLKDLTVQVKKGSPKKGTVPRWGGGRIPLSSELSRLLRSKIESAAREEYDSVELKKIKPILDLQAKLSIIPDKNTLLIEKTQSDEGYHVFVFPFEGRAVHEVLGAVVAFRIAQSVPITLSISMNDYGFELLSDQAIPIEEALESDLFTKKDLLFDISHSVNQSEMAKRRFRDIAAISGLVFQGHPGQPVRGKHLQMNSGIIYQALADYDPDNLLLKQAEDEVLSRQLELDRFMEAMDRINQQEIRLVQTKQPTPFSFPILVDGMRERISSESLASRIERMKLKME is encoded by the coding sequence TTGATCGAAAAAAAGGCCATAGAATACGGAACAAAATGGTTCCATTCCCAAAACTGGAAAGTTTATCCTTTTCAAAAGAAAATGTGGCAGAGCTTTTTTCGAGAGTCATCTGGGATATTAAATGCTCCGACAGGCAGTGGAAAAACCTTTTCATTGTGGATCCCAGCGGCCATTCGGGCAGCAGAATCTAAAAGCCATCAAAGCAGGCAAAGACTGAAAATCATTTGGCTGACTCCTCTTCGTGCACTGGCCAATGATCTGACTTTGGCCATGCAGCGCTTTAGTGATGAGAATGAATTGGGATTGAAAATCAGCATTCGTACGGGTGATACCAGTACCAACGAAAGGCAGCGCATCAATCAAAGTCCACCGGATTGTCTGGTTACGACACCAGAGAGTTTGCATCTGATGTTGAGTCAAAAGGATAGTGCCAATTATTTCAGCGATCTGGAAACGCTCGTCGTTGACGAATGGCACGAGCTGCTCGGTACCAAGAGAGGAGTGCAGGTAGAGCTGGCTATCTCCAGATTAAAGGCATTGACGGATCAGACGCTTTCTGTCTGGGGTATTTCAGCCACCGTAGGCAATATGGATGAAGCACTGCAGGTTTTAACAGGAGTGCAGGAAAAAGGAGTCATCGTACGGGCCGATATCAAAAAGAAAATTCAGATCAAATCTGTCATCCCAAAGAAAATAGAGAATTATCCCTGGGCCGGACATTTGGGTATTCGTCTGATCAAGCAAGTAATGGATATCGTTCATGCGAACAATACTACCCTGCTATTCACCAATACTCGTTCGCAGACAGAGATTTGGTACCAGGGCATCATGGAGAAGTATCCTGAGATGGCAGGCCTGATGGCCATGCACCATGGCTCCATAGACAATGACATCCGCAAGTGGGTGGAAGATGCCTTGAATGAGGGGAAATTGAAACTGGTGATTTGTACCTCAAGTCTGGATCTGGGGGTGGATTTTAGACCGGTAGATATGGTCATCCAGGTGGGTAGCCCCAAAGGTGTCTCACGTTTCTTTCAGAGGGCTGGGCGCTCAGGTCATGGACCAGGGGAGGTCAGTCGATTGCAGTTTGTGCCTACTCATGCGCTGGAGTTGATCGAGGCAGCAGCCTTGCGTTCTGCGATAGACGATGGACAATTCGAACCTCGCAAACCTCAGACTCAATGTATCGATGTGCTGGTGCAGTATCTCGTGACTCTCGCGGTAGGAGGAGGCTTTTATCCAGATGAAATATTTGAACAGGTTAAGCAAACTTATGCTTTCAATGGCTTGACCGAACAGGAGTGGAAGTGGTGCCTTACATTTATTACTACTGGAGGCGAAAGCCTTTCTCAGTATGAAGAATTTTCGAAGGTAGAGATTGATAAAGGATTGTATAAGGTGTTTCGCCAAAAAACGATGATGCGCCATAGATTAGGTATCGGTACGATCGTGGGCGATCCTGCTTTGAAGGTGCGCTTTGTTACCGGTGGGTTCATAGGTACGGTGGAGGAAAGTTTTGTATCCAGGTTGAATCCTGGTGATGTGTTCTGGTTTGCAGGGCAACCGCTGGAGTTTGTCAGATTGAAAGATTTGACTGTGCAGGTGAAAAAGGGTAGCCCCAAAAAGGGAACCGTTCCGCGTTGGGGCGGAGGTAGGATTCCTTTGAGCTCAGAGTTGTCCAGGCTACTGCGCTCCAAAATCGAGTCCGCAGCTAGGGAGGAATATGATTCGGTGGAATTGAAAAAGATCAAACCGATTTTGGATCTTCAAGCCAAGCTCTCAATTATACCTGATAAAAATACTTTGCTCATAGAGAAGACCCAATCTGACGAAGGCTACCATGTTTTTGTTTTTCCATTTGAAGGCAGAGCGGTGCATGAAGTGTTGGGTGCGGTGGTGGCTTTCCGGATTGCTCAGTCGGTTCCTATCACACTTTCTATTTCCATGAATGACTATGGTTTTGAGTTGTTGTCCGATCAAGCCATTCCCATCGAAGAGGCATTAGAATCTGATTTGTTCACCAAAAAGGATTTGTTGTTTGATATCTCGCATTCGGTCAATCAAAGCGAAATGGCCAAGCGGAGATTTCGTGATATAGCAGCAATTAGCGGACTGGTTTTTCAAGGGCACCCGGGGCAGCCCGTTCGCGGAAAACACCTGCAAATGAATTCTGGGATCATCTATCAGGCTCTGGCGGACTATGATCCGGATAATTTGCTGCTGAAACAAGCGGAGGACGAAGTGCTTTCCAGACAGTTGGAGCTAGACCGATTCATGGAAGCTATGGACAGAATCAATCAACAAGAGATACGTTTAGTCCAAACAAAGCAACCTACACCCTTTTCATTTCCTATATTAGTAGATGGAATGCGCGAAAGAATCAGTTCGGAGTCTTTGGCCTCCCGAATAGAAAGAATGAAACTCAAAATGGAATGA
- a CDS encoding DUF2147 domain-containing protein, with translation MKMRIVIIMALMLAGMGVKAQDVVGQWKTIDDVTGKAKSVVEIFEKDGKYYGKVLKLFRGPDEEQDPVCKECDEDDDRYQQKVIGMEIIRGLEKDGDEYSDGTIMDPANGEVYDCKIWREGDQLKVRGYVAFFFRTQTWLPYSE, from the coding sequence ATGAAAATGAGAATTGTAATAATTATGGCCTTGATGTTAGCTGGCATGGGGGTAAAAGCACAGGATGTCGTAGGTCAATGGAAAACCATCGATGACGTGACGGGTAAAGCCAAATCAGTGGTGGAGATTTTTGAAAAGGACGGCAAGTATTATGGCAAAGTGCTGAAGCTTTTCAGAGGGCCAGACGAGGAGCAAGATCCAGTTTGCAAAGAGTGCGACGAAGATGACGACCGATACCAGCAGAAGGTGATTGGAATGGAAATCATCCGTGGATTAGAAAAAGATGGAGATGAATATAGCGACGGCACGATCATGGACCCAGCCAATGGAGAGGTCTATGATTGTAAAATCTGGAGAGAAGGCGATCAGTTAAAGGTACGTGGATATGTTGCTTTCTTTTTTAGAACCCAAACCTGGTTGCCTTATAGCGAATGA
- a CDS encoding mutarotase, with translation MTDQELELRYDDMWAQSYQKLKQEEYYIDPNLKKRDDRMGITLRLSFGDDPLAQIDEFQDELKSICPEQYHYSQQALHMTVLSVISCSVNNDLIQLQNYQTYVDVIQEVLKDEKPFRIRHQGLTLGNAGLLIQGFPEADALNLLREKLRVAIHQSGVYHTLDTRYKIWSAHSTVMRYRERLVDRNAYLAFLEKSKSREFGVTTVGRLELVINDWCHSPEQTEMCASWELK, from the coding sequence ATGACAGATCAAGAATTAGAATTGCGCTACGATGACATGTGGGCGCAATCCTATCAAAAGTTAAAGCAAGAAGAATATTACATAGATCCCAATCTGAAAAAAAGGGATGACAGAATGGGGATTACCCTGAGGTTGAGCTTTGGAGATGATCCTTTGGCGCAGATTGATGAATTTCAAGATGAACTAAAGAGCATTTGCCCTGAACAATATCACTACTCACAACAGGCACTGCATATGACTGTGCTGAGTGTGATTTCTTGCTCGGTCAATAATGATCTTATCCAGTTACAGAATTATCAAACTTATGTAGATGTGATCCAGGAGGTTTTAAAAGATGAAAAACCATTCCGTATCAGACACCAGGGATTAACATTGGGGAATGCAGGATTGTTGATTCAGGGATTTCCAGAAGCTGATGCCCTGAATCTGTTGAGAGAAAAATTGAGAGTGGCCATTCATCAATCGGGGGTATATCATACTTTGGATACCCGCTACAAAATCTGGTCGGCCCATAGTACGGTGATGCGATATCGGGAGCGTTTGGTTGATCGAAATGCATACCTGGCATTTTTGGAGAAAAGCAAAAGCAGGGAATTTGGGGTGACGACAGTGGGGCGCTTGGAATTGGTGATCAATGATTGGTGTCACAGTCCTGAACAAACGGAGATGTGTGCCAGTTGGGAATTGAAGTAA
- the pdeM gene encoding ligase-associated DNA damage response endonuclease PdeM: MEFEIKGQHLDLLAEKAIYWREEQALLLSDLHLGKAAHFRKAGVPVSSHIHIQELFVLDALIEAYHPRAIYFLGDLFHSDINTEWQMISAWCENYPEIDKHLVLGNHDFLPKKLYENANFIVHDSLIVGPFFLSHDREEKEGFYNLSGHVHPGVSLVGSGKQSIKLPCFYFSESYALLPAFGQFTGLHRIRPTEKDFVFVIAENEVFSVS; this comes from the coding sequence ATGGAGTTTGAAATCAAAGGTCAGCATCTGGATTTGTTAGCAGAGAAGGCAATCTATTGGCGTGAAGAACAAGCGCTACTTTTGTCTGACTTGCACTTGGGCAAGGCAGCACATTTTCGAAAGGCGGGAGTACCTGTTTCCTCTCATATTCATATTCAGGAATTGTTCGTGTTGGATGCATTGATCGAAGCATATCACCCACGAGCGATCTATTTTCTTGGTGACTTGTTTCATAGCGATATCAATACCGAGTGGCAGATGATCAGTGCCTGGTGCGAAAACTATCCTGAGATTGATAAACATCTGGTGTTAGGCAATCATGATTTTCTTCCAAAGAAACTCTATGAAAATGCCAATTTCATTGTTCATGATAGTTTGATAGTGGGGCCTTTTTTTCTGTCCCATGACCGGGAAGAAAAGGAAGGTTTTTATAATCTCTCGGGTCATGTTCATCCAGGGGTGTCCTTGGTGGGGAGTGGAAAGCAGTCAATCAAGTTGCCCTGCTTTTATTTTAGTGAATCTTACGCTTTGCTTCCGGCCTTCGGTCAGTTCACTGGTTTGCACAGAATCCGGCCTACCGAAAAAGATTTTGTCTTCGTAATAGCAGAAAATGAAGTCTTCAGCGTTAGCTAA
- a CDS encoding RNA polymerase sigma factor: MKDHEILERVSRGDENALDYLYKKYYKMMTRIVLNNSGTEDEAKDVFQDALLVFWQKAISGNLVLTSKISTYIYSICLNLWRKELDRKSRNSGEMIEEATYQDMERQEKIKIINDCINQLGEACRKILTYHYFDGLSMQDIAEKLNFANTDTAKTKKYKCKKKLDMMIKRNYTSSDFLD; the protein is encoded by the coding sequence ATGAAGGATCATGAAATATTGGAAAGGGTAAGTAGAGGAGACGAGAATGCTCTCGACTATCTCTACAAGAAGTACTACAAGATGATGACGCGTATTGTCTTGAACAACAGTGGTACGGAAGATGAAGCCAAGGACGTGTTTCAGGATGCTTTACTAGTTTTTTGGCAGAAAGCGATTTCTGGCAATTTGGTGCTTACTTCCAAGATCAGTACATACATATATAGTATTTGTCTGAATCTGTGGAGGAAAGAATTGGATAGAAAAAGCCGTAATTCGGGTGAGATGATTGAGGAAGCTACCTACCAGGATATGGAAAGGCAGGAGAAAATCAAGATCATCAACGATTGTATCAATCAGCTCGGAGAAGCTTGTAGAAAAATATTAACATACCACTATTTTGACGGACTGTCTATGCAGGATATAGCTGAGAAGCTCAATTTTGCTAACACAGATACCGCAAAGACCAAAAAGTATAAGTGTAAGAAAAAGCTTGACATGATGATTAAAAGAAATTATACGTCGAGCGACTTTTTAGATTAG
- a CDS encoding cell division protein FtsX: MAKEKKYRKKKLGSYPFASVIFSVTLALFVMGLFGLLILTTQNLTRLIQENVEMQVFLHKNLSDNEIVKIKKILSSKDYVNKKAGEPQVEHVTKEEAAETFMKETGEDFVNFLGDNPLRDVIRIKISPDFHATENLSEIKKEIGFISGVYEVTYIENLVQSINENVQKISLVLLGFTAILLIVVVVLINNTIKLALFSQRFLIRSMQLVGATASFIRKPFLSRASLFGFISGMLACGLLYGILRLAENEVEGLMDLVPVQQLMILAGSMLMVGFLVGFISTFAAIKKYMKMSLDELY, from the coding sequence ATGGCAAAAGAAAAGAAATACAGAAAAAAGAAGCTCGGCAGTTATCCATTTGCCAGTGTAATATTTAGTGTCACCCTGGCACTTTTTGTCATGGGCCTCTTTGGCCTACTGATACTTACCACACAGAACCTCACTCGTTTGATTCAGGAAAATGTAGAGATGCAGGTATTTCTACATAAGAACTTGAGCGATAATGAAATTGTCAAAATCAAGAAAATCTTGTCGAGTAAGGACTATGTCAACAAAAAGGCTGGAGAGCCTCAGGTAGAACATGTCACCAAGGAAGAAGCTGCAGAGACCTTCATGAAAGAGACGGGAGAGGATTTTGTTAATTTCCTCGGGGACAACCCGCTTCGTGATGTTATAAGAATTAAGATTAGTCCTGATTTTCATGCGACAGAAAACCTTTCGGAGATTAAGAAAGAGATTGGTTTTATCAGTGGGGTGTACGAGGTGACATACATAGAGAATCTGGTACAAAGTATTAACGAGAATGTCCAAAAAATCAGTCTGGTGTTGTTGGGTTTTACGGCGATACTATTGATTGTAGTGGTGGTTCTCATCAACAACACGATCAAGTTGGCTTTGTTTTCTCAACGTTTCTTAATCAGAAGTATGCAATTGGTTGGGGCGACAGCCTCCTTTATTCGTAAACCTTTTCTCTCACGTGCGTCACTTTTTGGTTTTATTTCCGGGATGCTGGCATGTGGACTTTTGTATGGGATTTTGCGATTGGCTGAAAATGAGGTAGAAGGGTTGATGGATCTGGTGCCCGTTCAGCAATTAATGATATTGGCAGGCTCTATGCTGATGGTTGGATTCCTTGTGGGATTTATCAGTACATTTGCAGCCATTAAGAAATACATGAAAATGTCGCTAGACGAACTTTATTAA
- a CDS encoding DUF3098 domain-containing protein, protein MSNNKLAFSKINYIIMLAGVAVLMLGFFIMTQDTEPYGFGTLGLTLGPIVVVLGFVIEFVAILYKGKKEE, encoded by the coding sequence ATGAGCAACAACAAATTAGCTTTCTCTAAAATCAACTACATCATCATGCTCGCCGGAGTGGCTGTGTTGATGCTGGGATTTTTCATCATGACTCAGGATACAGAACCCTATGGATTCGGGACCCTGGGACTGACCCTCGGCCCTATTGTGGTTGTTTTGGGTTTTGTGATTGAATTTGTTGCGATTTTATATAAAGGTAAAAAAGAGGAATGA
- a CDS encoding undecaprenyl-diphosphate phosphatase → MSVIEAFILGLIQGLTEFLPVSSSGHLELGSYFLGVQSEDNLLFSILVHGATALSTIVIFRKDILNIIQGLFKFQWNEETRFAAMIVLSMIPVGLVGVFLEDQVEALFGGKILLVGSMLIVTSALLAFTYFNKKHEGEVTFKSAIIIGLAQAIAILPGISRSGSTISTALLLGINKEKAARFSFLMVLPPIIGAMLLKTKDLMEAPDLVTNLPILSLVVGFFAAFISGLLACQWMISIVKKGKLIYFAVYCGIVGLLAVIGGSLL, encoded by the coding sequence ATGAGTGTGATTGAGGCGTTTATCCTTGGTTTGATTCAGGGATTGACAGAGTTTTTGCCAGTAAGTAGCAGCGGGCATTTAGAGCTTGGTAGTTATTTTTTAGGAGTACAATCCGAAGACAATCTCTTGTTTTCGATTTTAGTACATGGTGCTACGGCGCTTAGTACCATTGTGATTTTCAGAAAAGATATTCTCAATATCATTCAGGGACTGTTCAAGTTCCAGTGGAATGAAGAAACACGTTTTGCCGCCATGATTGTGCTATCCATGATCCCGGTTGGGCTGGTTGGCGTCTTTTTAGAGGATCAGGTAGAAGCCCTTTTTGGAGGGAAAATACTATTGGTAGGATCAATGTTAATTGTGACTTCAGCTTTACTGGCGTTTACCTACTTCAATAAAAAACATGAGGGAGAGGTGACCTTCAAAAGTGCCATAATAATTGGCTTAGCTCAGGCGATCGCAATTTTGCCGGGTATTTCCAGATCAGGCTCTACTATATCTACAGCATTACTTCTCGGAATCAACAAAGAGAAAGCTGCTCGCTTTTCTTTTCTCATGGTTCTTCCGCCTATCATTGGTGCGATGCTATTAAAGACTAAGGATTTGATGGAAGCCCCTGATTTGGTTACTAATCTGCCGATTTTAAGTTTGGTAGTTGGGTTCTTTGCAGCCTTTATTTCAGGCCTTTTGGCTTGTCAATGGATGATCTCAATCGTTAAGAAAGGTAAGTTGATCTATTTTGCCGTTTACTGTGGTATAGTAGGTTTATTGGCAGTCATTGGAGGTTCGTTGCTTTGA
- the truB gene encoding tRNA pseudouridine(55) synthase TruB — MKEIKLSDLDFEKGEVFLFDKPYEWTSFDVVKKVRNRLRIKKVGHAGTLDPLATGLLIVCAGKATKKINEFQDMGKEYTGTLVLGKTTPSVDLETEFDSENDASHITSSQVEEVAKSLTGDLMQVPPIYSAIKVDGERAYKMARRKEEAKLDPRPVKVSKFEVDCSNLPEVKFEIHCTKGTYIRSLVRDLGEALQCGAYMSSLCRTAIGHFRVEDAYNLEEFISSLQRD, encoded by the coding sequence TTGAAAGAAATAAAGTTATCAGATTTAGACTTTGAAAAAGGAGAAGTCTTCCTTTTTGACAAGCCCTATGAGTGGACTTCATTCGATGTGGTGAAAAAGGTCCGCAATCGACTTAGAATAAAAAAAGTGGGGCATGCGGGCACTTTAGACCCCTTGGCCACTGGATTGCTCATCGTATGTGCAGGCAAGGCTACCAAGAAAATCAATGAATTTCAGGACATGGGAAAGGAGTATACCGGTACTCTGGTACTTGGGAAAACCACTCCTTCTGTAGATCTGGAAACTGAATTTGATTCTGAAAATGATGCTTCTCATATTACCTCATCTCAGGTTGAAGAAGTTGCTAAAAGCCTGACTGGGGATTTGATGCAGGTACCACCTATCTATAGTGCAATCAAGGTAGATGGAGAGAGAGCATACAAAATGGCTCGCAGAAAGGAAGAAGCTAAACTTGATCCCAGACCTGTAAAGGTCTCTAAATTCGAAGTGGATTGCTCTAATCTTCCAGAAGTGAAATTTGAGATCCATTGTACCAAAGGAACGTATATCAGAAGTTTGGTGAGAGACTTAGGAGAAGCCCTACAATGCGGCGCTTATATGTCTTCACTTTGTAGGACTGCGATCGGTCATTTTCGTGTGGAGGATGCATATAATTTGGAGGAATTCATTTCAAGTCTCCAAAGGGATTAA
- a CDS encoding bifunctional riboflavin kinase/FAD synthetase, whose product MILLDGINQIHHIPNAIVTSGTFDGVHIGHQKILKKIVNNAKKFGGKSAVLTFWPHPRFVLFPDDNKLKLLTSFEEKAEILKEVGIDYLIKVEFTKEFSQMSSESFIQDVLVDRIGTKKLIIGYDHKFGKNREGSFEYLKENSSRFHFEVEEIPRQDIDDVGVSSTKIRMALEEGQVDLAHEYMGRPYSVGGTVVAGKKIGTQLGFPTANIQLNHSYKVVPKDGVYAVKVDVNGKQWDAMLNIGLRPTVDGLSRVMEAHIFDFDQDIYDQSLVVNFVKRLRDEQKFDSLDELKGQLEIDKTNSLAVLR is encoded by the coding sequence ATGATCCTACTCGACGGAATCAATCAAATTCATCATATCCCCAATGCCATTGTTACCAGTGGTACTTTCGACGGTGTTCATATAGGTCATCAGAAGATCCTGAAAAAAATAGTGAATAACGCCAAAAAGTTTGGGGGCAAAAGTGCTGTGCTAACTTTTTGGCCTCATCCGCGTTTCGTTTTATTTCCTGATGACAACAAGCTCAAACTATTGACCTCTTTTGAGGAGAAGGCTGAGATTCTGAAAGAAGTAGGAATCGATTATCTAATCAAGGTTGAGTTTACAAAGGAGTTTTCACAAATGAGTTCTGAATCCTTCATTCAGGATGTACTGGTAGACCGGATCGGAACAAAAAAATTGATCATTGGTTATGATCATAAGTTCGGTAAAAACCGAGAAGGAAGTTTTGAATACCTCAAAGAGAACAGCAGTCGTTTCCATTTCGAAGTGGAGGAAATTCCCCGTCAAGATATAGATGATGTAGGCGTGAGCTCCACTAAAATCAGAATGGCACTTGAAGAGGGGCAGGTCGATTTGGCTCATGAATACATGGGACGACCCTATTCTGTAGGAGGGACAGTAGTTGCTGGAAAGAAGATCGGTACACAATTGGGCTTCCCTACTGCCAATATTCAGTTGAATCATTCTTACAAGGTGGTGCCAAAGGATGGTGTATATGCAGTAAAGGTCGATGTTAATGGAAAGCAATGGGATGCCATGCTCAATATCGGGTTAAGGCCAACAGTCGATGGATTAAGTCGCGTAATGGAGGCGCATATATTTGATTTTGATCAGGATATTTATGATCAGAGTCTTGTCGTCAACTTTGTAAAGCGCTTGAGAGACGAACAAAAATTTGATTCCCTTGATGAACTGAAAGGGCAGTTAGAAATAGATAAGACAAACAGTTTAGCAGTTTTAAGATAG
- the gldC gene encoding gliding motility protein GldC, whose amino-acid sequence MKKSKISIEVTLDENSVPESIEWSAEDNLNGAIQKAKATSLSFWDDEKKDTLNLDLWTKDMNVDAMKMFYVNMLGSASNTLLNATGDEFMSSEIANLCEKLVEYLNQK is encoded by the coding sequence ATGAAAAAGTCTAAGATAAGCATAGAAGTTACACTTGATGAGAATAGTGTACCAGAGTCTATAGAGTGGTCAGCAGAGGATAATTTGAATGGAGCTATTCAGAAGGCAAAGGCAACTTCCCTCTCCTTTTGGGATGACGAAAAGAAAGATACACTGAACCTTGATCTCTGGACCAAAGACATGAATGTGGACGCCATGAAAATGTTTTATGTCAACATGCTCGGAAGTGCTTCTAATACTTTGTTGAATGCTACCGGTGATGAGTTCATGTCCAGCGAAATTGCTAACCTTTGTGAAAAACTAGTGGAATACCTGAATCAAAAATAG